A single region of the Rathayibacter rathayi genome encodes:
- a CDS encoding GNAT family N-acetyltransferase, which yields MPLTGLDLRRFPAALTADGGPDSATAAWATAINAGFHEKEFTPEKLRDWAEHMVADQRVLTAVVDSSAPEGLDGEGVPVGTYAAFPGALQVGRGRELAAHLVSQVTVRPTHRRRGILRAMITEDLRLAKEAGTPVAALTASEASIYRRFGFGRSAFTRSIRVDTGPRFGLQTEPAGRVEVVSTSWLQPRIPEVFAAFQASTPGSLTRQSRYEANSVGTAPGETTPGLDVRSAVHLDDAGTLDGFVTYRAVGPEDDHMLEIVDLVAPNADAYLALWGYLGAIDLASAVTWDMAPVDDPLTWALRDARVVQVRHVGDLIWLRILDVAAAFSARPWTADETVVVDVMDGLGLVGGRYRITAEGGSGTVENTEDDAELSLDVADLGSLLLGSVRPSTLARAGLARLVGDRERVDRLFAPVATPYCISFF from the coding sequence ATGCCCCTCACCGGTCTCGACCTCCGCCGTTTCCCCGCCGCCCTCACCGCAGACGGCGGACCTGACTCCGCCACCGCCGCGTGGGCCACCGCGATCAACGCCGGCTTCCACGAGAAGGAGTTCACGCCCGAGAAGCTGCGCGACTGGGCCGAGCACATGGTCGCCGACCAGCGTGTGCTCACCGCCGTCGTCGACTCCTCCGCCCCCGAGGGGCTCGACGGCGAGGGCGTGCCGGTGGGCACCTACGCCGCGTTCCCCGGGGCGCTGCAGGTCGGGCGCGGGCGGGAGCTGGCGGCGCACCTGGTGTCGCAGGTGACCGTGCGGCCCACGCACCGGCGCCGCGGCATCCTGCGCGCGATGATCACGGAGGACCTGCGCCTGGCGAAGGAGGCCGGCACGCCGGTCGCCGCGCTCACGGCGAGCGAGGCATCCATCTACCGCCGGTTCGGCTTCGGCCGCTCGGCCTTCACCCGCTCGATCCGCGTCGACACCGGGCCGCGCTTCGGCCTGCAGACCGAACCCGCGGGCCGCGTCGAGGTCGTCTCGACGAGCTGGCTGCAGCCGCGCATCCCGGAGGTGTTCGCCGCGTTCCAGGCGTCGACCCCCGGCTCGCTGACGCGGCAGTCGCGCTACGAGGCGAACTCCGTCGGGACTGCGCCCGGCGAAACCACACCCGGCCTCGACGTCCGCTCGGCCGTGCACCTCGACGATGCCGGGACCCTCGACGGCTTCGTGACCTACCGCGCGGTCGGGCCGGAGGACGACCACATGCTCGAGATCGTCGACCTCGTCGCTCCGAACGCCGACGCCTACCTGGCGCTCTGGGGTTACCTGGGCGCGATCGACCTCGCCTCAGCGGTCACCTGGGACATGGCGCCTGTCGACGACCCGCTGACCTGGGCCCTCCGCGACGCGCGCGTCGTTCAGGTGCGGCATGTGGGCGACCTGATCTGGTTGCGGATCCTCGACGTCGCCGCCGCGTTCTCGGCTCGGCCGTGGACCGCGGATGAAACGGTCGTGGTTGACGTAATGGACGGGCTGGGGCTCGTCGGCGGGCGCTACCGGATCACTGCGGAGGGCGGCTCCGGCACGGTGGAGAACACGGAGGACGACGCCGAGCTGTCGCTGGACGTGGCGGACCTGGGGTCGCTGCTGCTGGGCTCGGTGCGGCCCTCGACCCTGGCGCGCGCCGGATTGGCGCGGCTCGTGGGAGATCGGGAGCGGGTGGACCGGCTGTTTGCGCCTGTCGCGACTCCGTACTGCATCTCGTTCTTCTAG
- a CDS encoding MarP family serine protease: MGASVIVDVIVVLSLVGALVDGLRRGLLRTLGGLAGIVAGAIGASFAVPAVSSWAAGSEWRLLAVIGTAVLLLGVGYAIGAGLGAVIGRGADRVKLGLLDRLAGGVAGVAITGLVWIAITSAVSLLGVPLVTTSVAGSTVVRAIDDLTPSPVRALLAQLQSTVVDEGTSWVVEALDAPTQAPTIPTVATDDPEVAAATRSVVRVSGTAWACDIGVTGSGFVVSDDRVITNAHVVAGVSEPVVEAPGEAPRSGRVVYLDPAADLAVIAVDGLDAAPLVLDDAVATGDDAVVAGYPFGGPLTLGSAEVSSDATVSLIVDGAPTSREVLTLAAVVNQGNSGGPLLSLEGTVSGVVFGKAASVDNVGYAIPLAVLSPVAAQAPSLTDAVDPGACRST; the protein is encoded by the coding sequence GTGGGTGCATCCGTCATCGTCGATGTCATCGTCGTGCTGAGTCTCGTCGGCGCGCTCGTCGACGGACTGCGGCGCGGCCTTCTCCGCACCCTCGGTGGCCTCGCGGGCATCGTCGCCGGCGCGATCGGCGCCTCCTTCGCTGTGCCCGCTGTCTCGTCGTGGGCGGCCGGCAGCGAGTGGCGCCTGCTCGCCGTGATCGGCACCGCCGTGCTGCTGCTGGGCGTCGGCTACGCGATCGGAGCCGGGCTGGGCGCGGTCATCGGCCGCGGCGCGGACCGGGTGAAGCTCGGCCTGCTCGATCGGCTGGCGGGAGGCGTCGCCGGCGTCGCGATCACCGGCCTGGTCTGGATCGCCATCACCTCGGCCGTCTCCCTCCTCGGCGTCCCCCTCGTCACCACCTCCGTCGCTGGCTCGACCGTGGTCCGCGCGATCGACGACCTCACCCCCTCCCCCGTCCGCGCCCTCCTCGCGCAGCTTCAGTCGACCGTCGTCGATGAGGGCACCTCCTGGGTCGTCGAGGCGCTCGACGCGCCGACGCAGGCGCCCACCATCCCCACTGTGGCGACCGACGACCCGGAGGTCGCCGCCGCCACCCGCTCGGTCGTGCGCGTCTCCGGCACGGCCTGGGCCTGCGATATCGGAGTGACGGGCAGCGGCTTCGTCGTCTCGGATGACCGCGTGATCACCAACGCGCATGTGGTGGCCGGGGTCTCGGAGCCGGTCGTCGAGGCTCCGGGCGAGGCACCGCGCAGCGGCCGGGTGGTCTACCTGGACCCGGCCGCCGATCTCGCGGTGATCGCCGTGGACGGCCTGGACGCCGCTCCGCTCGTGCTCGATGACGCCGTGGCGACCGGGGATGACGCCGTCGTCGCGGGCTACCCCTTCGGTGGCCCGCTGACGCTCGGCTCCGCGGAGGTCTCCTCCGACGCGACGGTCTCGCTGATAGTCGATGGCGCGCCGACCTCGCGCGAGGTGCTGACGCTCGCCGCGGTGGTCAACCAGGGCAATTCGGGCGGTCCGCTGCTCTCGCTCGAGGGCACCGTCTCGGGCGTCGTCTTCGGCAAGGCCGCCTCGGTCGACAACGTCGGCTACGCCATCCCGCTCGCGGTGCTCTCGCCCGTAGCGGCGCAGGCTCCGTCGCTGACGGACGCGGTGGATCCGGGGGCCTGCCGCTCGACGTAA
- a CDS encoding N-acetylneuraminate synthase family protein, with amino-acid sequence MRTLTIGATEISDRAGSYVIAEIGHNHGGDLATAKSLFAAAARAGASAVKLQKRDNRHLFTREMLDKPYSGRNSYGTTYGQHREALEFGEGEYRELAAVAADLGIDFFTTAFDEASVDFIVRVGLPAIKIASGDLTNSPLLETAARTGLPMIVSSGGATLSDVVTAVGVLEHVGAQFALLQCTATYPAQADQLNLQVIETYRRLFPSTVIGYSGHDVLNAVPVAAYALGARITERHFTLDKGAPGSDHHFSQTPAEMKSMVEDLATIRAALGSPVKRQIPEEAPALAKMAKTLVVRGNHPAGTVLEHAILSAKTSGLSGIRPADLADVVGRRLARDVDDEHVLMPSDLIHATL; translated from the coding sequence ATGCGGACTCTCACAATCGGTGCGACCGAGATCTCGGACAGGGCGGGGTCGTACGTAATCGCGGAGATCGGCCATAATCATGGCGGCGACCTCGCTACAGCCAAGAGTCTCTTCGCCGCAGCAGCCCGAGCGGGCGCCTCCGCCGTCAAACTGCAAAAGAGGGACAATCGCCACCTGTTCACGAGGGAGATGCTCGACAAGCCGTACAGCGGGCGAAATAGTTACGGCACGACCTACGGTCAGCATCGAGAAGCACTCGAATTCGGCGAGGGCGAATATCGTGAACTTGCTGCTGTCGCCGCCGACCTCGGCATTGACTTCTTCACTACTGCGTTCGACGAGGCAAGTGTCGATTTCATCGTTCGCGTCGGCCTGCCCGCCATCAAGATCGCTTCAGGCGATCTGACGAACTCTCCGCTATTGGAGACCGCCGCCCGCACCGGTCTTCCCATGATCGTGAGTTCCGGTGGAGCGACTCTCTCAGACGTGGTGACAGCAGTAGGCGTCCTCGAACATGTAGGGGCACAGTTTGCACTGTTGCAATGCACCGCAACCTACCCGGCGCAGGCAGATCAGCTCAATCTGCAAGTGATCGAAACATACCGCAGGCTCTTCCCGAGCACGGTGATCGGATACTCCGGGCACGACGTCCTCAACGCCGTTCCAGTGGCAGCCTACGCACTTGGGGCAAGAATTACCGAGCGCCATTTCACGCTGGACAAAGGTGCGCCGGGCAGCGACCACCACTTCTCTCAGACACCTGCCGAGATGAAGTCCATGGTCGAGGACCTCGCAACCATCAGAGCCGCCCTCGGCTCTCCCGTGAAGCGGCAGATTCCCGAGGAAGCTCCGGCCCTTGCGAAAATGGCCAAAACGCTTGTCGTTCGAGGTAACCATCCTGCGGGTACAGTGCTCGAGCATGCGATCCTCTCAGCGAAGACATCAGGACTCTCAGGGATCCGGCCAGCGGACCTTGCCGACGTCGTGGGCCGTCGCCTGGCGCGTGATGTGGATGACGAACACGTCTTGATGCCTTCTGACCTCATCCACGCCACCCTATGA
- a CDS encoding SDR family NAD(P)-dependent oxidoreductase, which yields MTATKRVAFVTGASGGLGGGMCRALLAEGWTVFAHVRTEGEGRDLVAWGARVIAADLTFRTQVSHLVEQVESETDRLDIMVNNAAGGYGPPNSERQTTIDGWESRLAVNALAPLALLRGLGDRLGPGSRVVNVASTNQGLVDIFDLQLTSNWSRQNSYRQSKALLLIITDVFARRWKSRGITVNAVHPGTRLPTKIVLESGVEPLGSLRRGLDACLSEVRAVNQETAMFVRAAEKSIRITDLYPDTSTSDALVTRLERMCG from the coding sequence ATGACGGCAACCAAGCGAGTCGCGTTCGTCACCGGCGCATCGGGCGGCTTAGGCGGCGGCATGTGTCGAGCGCTCCTAGCTGAGGGTTGGACAGTCTTCGCCCACGTCCGAACAGAGGGGGAGGGGCGGGATCTCGTCGCATGGGGTGCGCGCGTCATCGCCGCAGACCTCACATTCCGAACGCAGGTCTCCCACCTCGTCGAACAGGTCGAGAGCGAGACAGATCGACTCGACATCATGGTCAACAATGCAGCCGGAGGCTATGGTCCTCCGAATAGTGAGCGTCAAACGACGATCGACGGCTGGGAGTCCCGCCTGGCGGTCAACGCACTCGCTCCGCTCGCGCTTCTACGAGGACTAGGCGATCGGCTCGGGCCGGGCAGTCGCGTCGTCAATGTGGCCTCCACGAACCAGGGACTCGTCGACATCTTCGACCTCCAACTCACCTCGAATTGGTCGCGGCAGAACTCCTACCGCCAGTCAAAGGCGCTCCTTCTGATCATTACGGACGTCTTCGCGCGACGATGGAAATCGCGCGGTATCACGGTGAACGCAGTCCATCCTGGAACTCGCCTTCCGACGAAGATCGTGCTGGAGAGCGGTGTCGAGCCACTGGGTTCTCTTAGGCGCGGCCTCGACGCTTGTCTGAGCGAAGTGCGCGCGGTAAATCAAGAAACTGCGATGTTCGTTCGCGCCGCGGAGAAATCGATTCGCATCACTGACCTATATCCGGACACGTCGACGTCGGATGCGCTTGTCACTCGACTAGAAAGGATGTGCGGATGA
- a CDS encoding MFS transporter, whose amino-acid sequence MMLSVRAWISSRFLTFFMTWAVFQSYWGLWLAHRGFSTSEIGLAIGCSLMARAVTVALIYPAVNRHATLLRLSRIVPWAVTAAAIPYLFVAGLPMLLIMSTAFGLIYPIMLPLNETLATVAAKRGLLVYGPTRALGSLGFMIGTLATGWLTSALGADVLAPTLIGSCLLMAIVGIVQPRDEEALRICGSGACGFADLARDRTFLLSLTIAALIQGSHAAYYSFGAIRVGELAPPAAVPFLLVLAPVSEFALFSLARRRVEGLGVRTLFAVGSAIATTRWLLLAFAESWPLLALSQLLHAGSYATTHLAFTVYVRDRVGVEVQGAAQGLYASLAMGLSTAVLTVIAGHIIGASFELALFTMSVVSLAGILLVPLIRTDRKAST is encoded by the coding sequence ATGATGCTGTCCGTGCGGGCATGGATATCATCGAGGTTCCTCACTTTCTTCATGACCTGGGCGGTCTTCCAGTCCTACTGGGGCCTCTGGCTGGCGCATCGTGGCTTCTCGACCTCCGAGATCGGTCTCGCAATCGGATGCTCACTGATGGCCCGCGCCGTGACAGTGGCGCTCATCTATCCGGCGGTAAATCGCCACGCAACCTTACTCCGATTGAGTCGAATCGTTCCGTGGGCCGTCACCGCAGCCGCGATACCGTACCTCTTCGTGGCCGGGCTGCCGATGCTTCTCATCATGTCGACCGCTTTCGGCCTGATCTACCCAATCATGTTGCCGCTGAACGAGACGCTTGCCACGGTCGCCGCCAAACGAGGGCTACTAGTTTACGGGCCGACGAGAGCGCTCGGATCTCTCGGTTTCATGATCGGCACCCTGGCCACGGGCTGGCTGACCTCTGCACTCGGCGCAGATGTGCTAGCCCCAACTCTCATAGGTTCATGCCTTCTGATGGCGATCGTCGGAATCGTCCAGCCTCGCGACGAAGAGGCGCTTCGCATCTGCGGCTCCGGCGCATGTGGCTTCGCAGATCTCGCACGCGACAGGACCTTCCTCCTCAGCCTGACGATTGCCGCTTTGATTCAAGGATCTCACGCCGCTTACTACAGCTTCGGAGCGATCCGAGTCGGCGAACTTGCCCCTCCTGCCGCTGTGCCCTTTCTGCTGGTACTCGCACCCGTAAGTGAGTTCGCGCTGTTCTCTCTGGCTCGAAGACGAGTCGAAGGACTCGGCGTCCGCACCCTCTTTGCGGTCGGCTCAGCCATCGCGACGACGCGTTGGCTACTTCTTGCCTTCGCGGAGAGCTGGCCACTGCTCGCCTTATCGCAGTTGCTACACGCCGGGTCCTACGCGACGACCCACCTTGCGTTCACCGTCTACGTCCGAGATCGGGTTGGTGTCGAGGTTCAGGGCGCAGCACAGGGGCTGTACGCATCGCTCGCCATGGGTCTCAGCACTGCGGTGCTCACGGTGATTGCTGGCCACATCATCGGTGCCAGCTTCGAACTAGCACTCTTCACCATGTCCGTCGTCTCTCTTGCCGGCATTCTCCTCGTCCCTCTGATCCGCACTGATCGAAAGGCCTCCACATGA
- a CDS encoding dihydrodipicolinate synthase family protein, whose amino-acid sequence MMLDLSGANTLLVTPFHADGSFDTRSLQRLIDHVIAGGAKGIILLGSTGEFFGLSHDERLQVMRIGLEHISGRVPVTVGVGSDGTAETVQLAAVAQEAKADCLMVVPPIYFDSSAAAQLAHYSAIAGSTDLDVMLYDGSNGIRLSPDVLRQANEQSPNIRYAKIATADPGLFAAYRSATQAVTTIVGEDMMLFQGLRGGGRGSATAIGNILPREIAALHSAFDSGRIEDALELAVRISPVTMFLSVPKGGFIAKFKHILTLQGIIESDYVRPPLRALTRGERAEIAHDVCPLLTR is encoded by the coding sequence ATGATGCTCGACCTCTCAGGCGCCAACACTCTCCTTGTCACCCCTTTCCACGCCGACGGCTCCTTCGATACCCGCTCTCTTCAGCGACTCATCGATCACGTTATCGCAGGCGGGGCAAAAGGCATCATTCTCCTCGGGTCGACCGGAGAATTCTTCGGTCTCTCACATGATGAGCGCCTTCAGGTCATGAGGATAGGGCTCGAACACATCAGCGGGCGTGTACCCGTGACGGTGGGCGTCGGCAGTGATGGAACCGCCGAGACGGTCCAGCTTGCCGCAGTGGCGCAGGAAGCGAAGGCCGACTGCCTGATGGTCGTTCCTCCCATCTATTTCGACAGCAGCGCCGCTGCGCAACTCGCTCACTACTCCGCCATCGCCGGTTCAACGGACCTTGATGTGATGCTGTACGACGGTTCGAACGGTATCCGCCTCAGTCCAGACGTCCTTCGCCAAGCCAACGAGCAGTCGCCCAATATCCGCTACGCGAAGATCGCGACCGCCGATCCGGGACTTTTTGCCGCCTATCGATCCGCCACACAGGCCGTGACTACGATCGTTGGAGAGGACATGATGCTCTTTCAAGGTCTACGCGGCGGTGGACGAGGTTCGGCCACGGCCATCGGTAATATCCTTCCACGCGAGATCGCCGCGCTCCATTCCGCCTTCGACAGCGGCCGCATAGAGGATGCCCTCGAGCTAGCGGTTCGCATATCGCCCGTGACCATGTTCCTCTCGGTGCCCAAGGGTGGATTCATCGCCAAATTCAAGCACATCCTCACCCTTCAGGGCATCATTGAGTCCGATTACGTACGCCCTCCTCTGCGTGCACTCACCAGGGGCGAGCGAGCAGAAATCGCTCACGACGTCTGTCCTTTGCTGACGAGATGA